One part of the Burkholderia latens genome encodes these proteins:
- a CDS encoding aldo/keto reductase produces the protein MSLKGKLPAEKILGFGTAPLGNMFRNIPDAEAAATVEAAWQQGIRYFDSAPFYGAGLAEMRLGDALAHHSRDEYVLSTKVGRVILDEVEDVSARDLGEKGGLFEHGRPNRIVNDYSADATLRSIEDSLKRLRTDRLDIVWVHDIAQDFYGDEWLAQFEVARKGAFRVLSKLRDERVIGAWGLGVNRVEPIELVLDLAEPQPDGMLLAGRYTLLDHERALQRVMPAAAAQGVGIVVGGPYSSGVLAGGTHFEYQKASPDILAKVDRIKTIAARHDVPVKAAALQFSMAHPATAAVIPGASRPERIAEDHAALNAVIPADFWRDMREQGLVAANAPLPIDR, from the coding sequence ATGAGTCTCAAAGGCAAGCTGCCCGCAGAAAAGATCCTTGGCTTCGGTACCGCACCGCTCGGCAACATGTTCCGCAACATCCCCGATGCGGAAGCGGCGGCCACCGTCGAGGCCGCATGGCAGCAGGGCATCCGCTATTTCGATTCCGCGCCGTTCTACGGCGCCGGTCTTGCCGAAATGCGGCTGGGCGATGCACTCGCGCACCATTCGCGTGACGAATACGTGCTGAGCACGAAGGTCGGCCGGGTGATCCTCGACGAAGTCGAAGACGTATCGGCGCGCGATCTCGGCGAGAAGGGCGGCCTGTTCGAACACGGCCGGCCCAACCGCATCGTCAACGACTACTCGGCCGACGCGACGCTGCGGTCGATCGAAGACAGCCTGAAGCGGCTGCGCACCGATCGCCTCGACATCGTGTGGGTGCACGACATCGCGCAGGACTTCTACGGCGACGAATGGCTCGCGCAATTCGAGGTCGCGCGCAAGGGCGCGTTCCGTGTGTTGAGCAAGCTGCGCGACGAACGGGTGATCGGCGCGTGGGGTCTCGGCGTGAACCGCGTCGAACCGATCGAGCTGGTGCTCGATCTCGCCGAGCCGCAACCGGACGGCATGCTGCTGGCCGGCCGCTACACGCTGCTCGATCACGAGCGCGCGTTGCAGCGCGTGATGCCGGCGGCGGCCGCGCAGGGCGTCGGGATCGTCGTCGGCGGCCCGTACAGTTCGGGCGTGCTCGCAGGCGGTACGCACTTCGAATACCAGAAGGCGTCGCCGGATATCCTTGCGAAGGTCGACCGGATCAAGACGATCGCCGCGCGCCACGACGTGCCGGTCAAGGCAGCCGCGCTGCAGTTCTCGATGGCGCATCCGGCGACCGCAGCGGTGATTCCCGGCGCAAGTCGTCCGGAGCGGATTGCGGAAGACCACGCGGCGCTGAACGCCGTGATTCCAGCCGACTTTTGGCGCGACATGCGCGAACAGGGGCTCGTCGCGGCGAACGCACCGCTGCCGATCGATCGCTGA
- a CDS encoding LysR family transcriptional regulator yields MKPLAVPSLANIASRLRLKQLKLLIALENHGSLHKAAEEIAISQPGATKVLREIEDILGMPLFERQPKGLVANDLGRCVTRYARLIYSDLEHLHTEVLAITQGHGGHLAVGVIMGAVPLLTRALTDLRRRQPHLSVEIVEGTSASLLALIDEGRIDLAICRNGNGRRPEAYDCVPLQSEPLAVVTARTHALAGRDTLTLRDLADVEWVAYPVNTPMRLALERALADAGIDVPRYPIETASTFATLTLLQENPELVAVIPREVAEFGERFGLVACLPVAIPTLDEPFGVVARAFAHLTPGARMLVETLQSPRLAT; encoded by the coding sequence ATGAAGCCGCTGGCCGTTCCCTCTCTCGCGAACATCGCGTCGCGTCTTCGCCTGAAGCAGTTGAAGCTGCTGATCGCGCTGGAAAACCACGGTTCGCTGCACAAGGCCGCCGAAGAAATCGCGATCTCGCAACCCGGTGCGACCAAGGTGCTGCGCGAGATCGAGGACATCCTCGGCATGCCGCTGTTCGAGCGGCAACCGAAGGGGCTCGTCGCGAACGACCTCGGCCGCTGCGTCACGCGCTACGCGCGCCTCATCTACAGCGACCTCGAACACCTGCATACCGAAGTGCTCGCAATCACGCAGGGACATGGCGGTCACCTCGCCGTCGGCGTGATCATGGGCGCGGTGCCGCTGCTCACGCGCGCACTGACCGACCTGCGCAGACGCCAGCCGCACCTGTCGGTCGAGATCGTCGAAGGCACGAGCGCGAGCCTGCTCGCGCTGATCGACGAGGGCCGCATCGATCTCGCGATCTGCCGCAACGGCAACGGCCGGCGGCCCGAAGCCTACGACTGCGTGCCGCTCCAATCCGAGCCGCTTGCGGTCGTGACCGCGCGCACGCATGCGCTCGCCGGGCGCGACACGCTGACGCTGCGCGATCTCGCCGATGTCGAGTGGGTTGCCTATCCGGTCAACACGCCGATGCGGCTCGCTCTGGAACGCGCGCTCGCAGATGCCGGCATCGACGTGCCGCGCTATCCGATCGAAACGGCGTCGACGTTCGCGACGCTGACACTCCTGCAGGAAAACCCGGAACTCGTCGCGGTGATTCCGCGCGAAGTCGCGGAATTCGGCGAACGGTTCGGTCTCGTCGCGTGCCTGCCGGTCGCGATCCCGACGCTTGACGAGCCGTTCGGCGTGGTGGCCCGCGCGTTCGCGCACCTGACGCCTGGCGCGCGCATGCTCGTCGAAACGCTGCAGAGCCCGCGGCTCGCTACCTGA
- a CDS encoding YncE family protein, with protein sequence MHSNPSRLRRARLLAALTIAATAVAAHAADWIVSGNDGKYQRVEGRDTFLASPPSDTLTLLDASVFPPKVARQVDVENGIQGPPQAVAIAPDAKLALVGAPTRYDQAAKQLVFDTFVQVVNLDASPASIARIELGTHPQGIAIDRSGRLALVANVDGSVSILRIDGTHVTLDGSLKIGKKRLAGISFTHDGTHALVSLRDEQGVAVLNVDDGNVTDSGTRLSTGVAPYTIDVSSDNHWAVVSNVGLAGLPGYAGTLAGDADSVALIDVSRTPFRTVQYLTVPSLPEGVAISPDGKWIAVQAMDGSNLTPDNPGRHKLGKVVLFEIRNGRAVQTSEVPGGEAAQGIVFTADSRHVLVQFNVERQLALYAVEGGKLRDTGKRIALTGGPSSLRTSPR encoded by the coding sequence ATGCATTCGAATCCCTCCCGCCTTCGTCGCGCCCGCCTGCTCGCCGCGCTGACGATCGCCGCCACTGCCGTTGCCGCGCACGCGGCCGACTGGATCGTATCCGGCAACGACGGCAAATACCAGCGCGTCGAAGGGCGCGACACCTTTCTCGCATCGCCGCCGTCCGATACGCTGACGCTGCTTGATGCGAGCGTGTTTCCGCCGAAGGTCGCGCGTCAGGTCGATGTCGAGAACGGCATTCAGGGGCCGCCGCAGGCGGTCGCGATCGCGCCCGATGCGAAGCTCGCGCTGGTCGGCGCGCCGACGCGCTACGACCAGGCCGCGAAGCAGCTCGTATTCGACACGTTCGTGCAGGTCGTCAACCTCGATGCGTCGCCGGCGTCGATCGCGCGCATCGAGCTCGGCACGCACCCGCAGGGAATTGCGATCGACCGCTCGGGCCGGCTTGCGCTGGTCGCGAACGTCGACGGCAGCGTGTCGATCCTGCGGATCGACGGCACGCATGTGACGCTCGACGGCAGCCTGAAGATCGGCAAGAAGCGGCTTGCCGGAATCAGCTTCACGCACGACGGCACGCACGCGCTGGTGTCGCTGCGCGACGAGCAGGGCGTCGCGGTGCTGAACGTCGACGACGGCAACGTGACCGACAGCGGCACGCGGCTCAGCACGGGCGTTGCGCCGTACACGATCGACGTGTCGAGCGACAATCACTGGGCCGTCGTCAGCAATGTCGGGCTCGCGGGGCTGCCGGGCTATGCAGGCACACTCGCCGGCGATGCGGACTCGGTCGCGCTGATCGACGTATCGCGCACGCCGTTTCGCACGGTCCAGTACCTGACGGTTCCGTCGCTGCCGGAAGGCGTCGCGATCTCGCCGGACGGCAAATGGATCGCCGTGCAGGCAATGGACGGATCAAACCTGACGCCGGACAACCCGGGCCGTCACAAGCTCGGCAAGGTCGTGCTGTTCGAGATCCGCAACGGGCGCGCGGTGCAGACGAGCGAAGTACCGGGCGGCGAAGCCGCGCAGGGGATCGTGTTTACCGCCGACAGCCGGCACGTGCTCGTACAGTTCAACGTCGAGCGGCAACTCGCGCTGTATGCGGTGGAAGGGGGCAAGCTGCGCGATACGGGCAAGCGCATCGCGCTGACGGGCGGCCCGTCGTCGTTGCGGACGTCGCCGCGGTAA
- a CDS encoding LysR family transcriptional regulator: MLDIRQLQYFIAVAEEEHVGRAAERLHISQSPLSRQIAQLEDKLGLTLFERSQQRIRLTRDGRTFLSEAQAFLRHANRLESLARRLGRGDEGGLCIGYVETATHSGVLPRALKALRADRPAVHIALYNYTSSAQLEGLRERSLDIALVTEPPAPDDPELESMRVLNDPMLLALPEEHPLAKKKSLTADDLATQPWIGVAQPESAPRHGAFVAACAKAGFSPDISVEASEPLAALGLVAAGLGATMIQQSLRQQVPGGVVVRELPWFSYRTPLWAAWHKVNLRPLVGVFREILTGGEAVATVE; this comes from the coding sequence ATGCTCGACATCCGCCAGCTTCAATACTTCATCGCAGTCGCGGAAGAGGAACACGTCGGGCGCGCTGCGGAACGCCTGCATATCTCGCAGTCGCCGCTCAGCAGGCAAATCGCGCAGCTCGAGGACAAGCTTGGCCTGACGCTGTTCGAACGCAGCCAGCAACGCATTCGCCTGACGCGCGACGGCCGCACGTTCCTCAGCGAAGCACAGGCGTTCCTGCGCCACGCGAACCGGCTCGAATCGCTCGCGCGCCGGCTCGGCCGTGGCGACGAAGGCGGGCTCTGCATCGGCTACGTCGAAACGGCCACGCACTCGGGCGTGCTGCCGCGTGCGCTGAAGGCGCTGCGTGCGGACCGCCCGGCCGTCCACATCGCGCTGTACAACTACACGTCCTCCGCACAGCTCGAAGGATTGCGCGAGCGCAGCCTCGACATCGCGCTCGTCACCGAGCCGCCCGCGCCCGACGATCCCGAGCTCGAATCGATGCGCGTGCTGAACGATCCGATGTTGCTCGCGCTTCCCGAAGAACATCCGCTCGCGAAGAAGAAGTCGCTCACGGCCGACGATCTCGCCACGCAACCCTGGATCGGCGTCGCGCAACCGGAAAGCGCGCCGCGCCACGGCGCGTTCGTCGCCGCTTGCGCAAAGGCCGGCTTCTCGCCGGACATCTCCGTCGAGGCGAGCGAGCCGCTCGCGGCGCTCGGCCTCGTCGCCGCCGGGCTCGGCGCGACGATGATCCAGCAGAGTCTGCGTCAGCAGGTGCCGGGAGGCGTCGTGGTGCGCGAGTTGCCGTGGTTCAGTTATCGCACACCGTTATGGGCGGCCTGGCACAAGGTCAATCTGCGGCCGCTGGTGGGGGTGTTTCGCGAAATTCTGACGGGCGGGGAAGCGGTCGCAACGGTCGAATGA
- the ampC gene encoding class C beta-lactamase, with product MRFNATRFAAILFVAACAAAPTGRATAATQDDIHAAVTRHVAPLMKQFAIPGMAIGVVADGKPYVFDYGVMSTQTGKPVTGDTLFEIGSVSKTLTATLASDAQESGDLSLSDPAGKYLPALTRTPFGRVTLLELGTHTPGGMPLQVPDSIHDDGALLDYLQAWRPAYAPGTRRTYSNVAIGMLGELTAKAMNRDFAALMEQRLFPALGMTHTYINVPPAREADYAQGYTKDGKPIRMAGGMLWQPAYGVRTTAADLLRFVQANMGLVETAPRLQRAVERTHTGYFRAGPLTQDLIWEQYPYPVALATLLEGNAPTMLFDATPATALKPPLAPRPDTWINKTGSTNGFSTYVAFVPAKRLAIVMLANRSFPIEDRVKTAYRIVESLGGNP from the coding sequence ATGCGATTCAACGCGACACGATTCGCCGCGATCCTGTTCGTCGCCGCGTGCGCCGCCGCGCCGACCGGCCGCGCGACCGCCGCCACGCAGGACGACATACATGCCGCCGTGACCCGCCACGTCGCGCCGCTGATGAAGCAGTTCGCGATTCCCGGCATGGCGATCGGCGTCGTCGCCGACGGCAAGCCTTACGTGTTCGACTACGGCGTGATGTCGACGCAAACCGGCAAACCCGTGACCGGCGACACGCTGTTCGAAATCGGTTCCGTCAGCAAGACGCTGACCGCGACGCTCGCGTCGGACGCGCAGGAGAGCGGCGACCTGTCGCTGTCGGATCCGGCCGGCAAGTATCTGCCCGCGCTGACGCGCACGCCGTTCGGCCGCGTGACGCTGCTCGAGCTCGGCACGCACACGCCGGGCGGAATGCCGCTGCAGGTGCCGGACAGCATCCACGACGACGGCGCGCTCCTGGATTATCTGCAGGCGTGGCGGCCTGCGTACGCGCCGGGCACGCGCCGTACGTATTCGAACGTCGCGATCGGAATGCTCGGCGAACTCACTGCGAAGGCGATGAACCGCGATTTCGCGGCGCTGATGGAGCAGCGTCTGTTTCCCGCACTCGGGATGACGCACACGTACATCAACGTGCCGCCGGCGCGCGAGGCCGACTATGCACAGGGCTATACGAAGGACGGCAAGCCGATCCGGATGGCGGGCGGCATGCTGTGGCAGCCGGCCTACGGCGTCAGGACGACGGCGGCCGACCTGCTGCGCTTCGTGCAGGCGAACATGGGACTCGTGGAAACCGCGCCGCGACTGCAGCGCGCGGTGGAGCGCACACATACCGGCTATTTCCGTGCGGGCCCGCTCACGCAGGATCTGATCTGGGAACAGTATCCGTATCCGGTCGCGCTCGCGACGCTGCTCGAAGGCAACGCGCCGACGATGCTGTTCGATGCGACACCCGCGACCGCACTGAAGCCGCCGCTTGCGCCGCGACCGGATACGTGGATCAACAAGACCGGTTCGACCAACGGCTTCAGCACTTATGTCGCGTTCGTTCCCGCGAAGCGGCTCGCGATCGTAATGCTCGCGAACCGCAGCTTCCCGATCGAGGATCGTGTGAAAACCGCGTACCGGATAGTCGAGTCGCTGGGCGGCAACCCGTAA
- a CDS encoding MFS transporter has protein sequence MAANMKSPALGDPAPPRAEQAGQYAWKALAGSALGYAMDGFDLLILGFMLPAITAALQLTPGQGGALVTWTLIGAVAGGILFGALSDRYGRVRVLTWTIMLFAVFTGLCAFAQGFHDLLVYRTIAGIGLGGEFGIGMALAAEAWPASKRARVSCYVALGWQAGVLLAALLTPLLLLHIGWRGMFAVGVLPALLAWVLRNRLHEPEVFQQRATQPRANAFRMLVADARTARTSVGIAILCSVQNFGYYGIMIWLPTFLSKQMGFSLTKSGLWTAATVIGMMIGVWVFGQLADRIGRKPTFLLYQLGSVVTVIAYARLSDPTAMLWAGALMGMFVNGMVGGYGTLMSEGYPTAARATAQNVLWNIGRAAGGFGPVAVGALAAHYSFQTAIALLAGLYVLDMVATLFLIPELKGVELE, from the coding sequence ATGGCAGCAAACATGAAATCTCCGGCGCTCGGCGACCCGGCGCCGCCGCGCGCGGAGCAGGCCGGGCAGTACGCGTGGAAGGCGCTGGCGGGCTCGGCGCTCGGCTATGCAATGGACGGCTTCGACCTGCTGATCCTCGGCTTCATGCTGCCGGCGATCACGGCCGCGCTGCAGCTGACGCCCGGGCAGGGCGGCGCGCTCGTCACGTGGACGCTGATCGGCGCCGTCGCGGGCGGCATCCTGTTCGGCGCACTCAGCGATCGCTATGGCCGCGTGCGCGTGCTGACCTGGACGATCATGCTGTTCGCGGTTTTCACCGGCCTGTGCGCGTTCGCGCAGGGCTTCCATGATCTGCTCGTGTACCGGACGATCGCGGGCATCGGCCTCGGCGGCGAGTTCGGGATCGGCATGGCGCTCGCGGCCGAAGCGTGGCCGGCGAGCAAGCGCGCACGCGTGTCGTGCTACGTCGCGCTCGGCTGGCAGGCGGGCGTGCTGCTGGCCGCGTTGCTGACGCCGCTGCTGCTGCTTCATATCGGCTGGCGCGGGATGTTCGCGGTCGGCGTGCTGCCTGCGCTGCTCGCGTGGGTGTTGCGCAACCGGCTGCACGAGCCCGAAGTATTCCAGCAGCGCGCGACGCAACCGCGCGCCAACGCGTTCCGGATGCTCGTCGCCGACGCGCGTACCGCGCGCACGAGCGTCGGCATCGCGATCCTTTGCTCGGTCCAGAACTTCGGCTACTACGGGATCATGATCTGGCTGCCGACGTTCCTGTCGAAACAGATGGGCTTCTCGCTGACGAAGTCGGGACTGTGGACCGCGGCCACCGTGATCGGGATGATGATCGGCGTGTGGGTGTTCGGGCAGCTCGCCGATCGCATCGGCCGCAAGCCGACGTTCCTGCTGTACCAGCTCGGCTCGGTCGTGACGGTCATCGCATATGCGCGGCTGTCGGACCCGACGGCGATGCTGTGGGCCGGCGCGCTGATGGGGATGTTCGTCAACGGGATGGTGGGCGGCTACGGGACGCTGATGTCCGAAGGCTATCCGACGGCCGCGCGCGCGACCGCGCAGAACGTGCTGTGGAATATCGGCCGCGCGGCGGGCGGATTCGGGCCGGTTGCGGTCGGCGCGCTGGCAGCGCACTACTCGTTCCAGACGGCGATTGCGCTGCTCGCCGGCCTCTATGTGCTCGACATGGTCGCGACGCTGTTCCTGATTCCCGAGCTCAAGGGCGTCGAACTCGAGTGA
- a CDS encoding aldehyde dehydrogenase (NADP(+)), with translation MTIAGNLLIGQRARRGTNGDIYAIDAASGERMEPAFGGASVADLDEACALAWAAFDTYRETKPEARAAFLDTIASNIVALGDELVERCVAETGLPRARIEGERGRTVGQLRMFADVVRAGDYVEARIDPAQPARQPAPRPDLRLRHIGVGPVAVFGASNFPLAFSVAGGDTASALAAGCPVIVKAHPAHPGTSELVGSAVQQAVNTCGMPEGTFSLLFDSGLEIGQGLVRDPRIKAVGFTGSRHAGTALVAIANARPEPIPVYAEMSSINPVLLFPNALAARGDAIAQQFVQSLTLGAGQFCTNPGLIFAVDGPALERFTAAAAERLAHAPAATMLTPGIHRAFERSVDAFAQHPEVRTVARTHAPTAANQGHGALFSTSADAFRKAKALHEEVFGAASLIVRCPDLNTMLELIESLEGQLTAALHIDEADYAAARAFLPALERRAGRVLVNGFGTGVEVTHAMVHGGPYPSTADGRSTSVGTLAIRRFLRPVCYQDMPDALLPDALKASNPLAINRLLDGKVTLAE, from the coding sequence ATGACTATCGCAGGCAACCTGCTGATCGGCCAGCGCGCGCGGCGCGGCACGAACGGCGACATATACGCGATCGACGCAGCCAGCGGCGAACGCATGGAACCCGCGTTCGGCGGCGCAAGCGTCGCCGATCTCGACGAAGCATGCGCGCTCGCATGGGCCGCGTTCGACACGTATCGCGAAACGAAGCCGGAAGCGCGCGCGGCGTTCCTCGACACGATCGCGTCGAACATCGTCGCGCTCGGCGACGAACTGGTCGAGCGCTGTGTTGCCGAAACCGGTCTGCCGCGCGCCCGCATCGAGGGCGAGCGCGGCCGCACGGTTGGCCAGCTGCGAATGTTCGCCGACGTGGTGCGCGCCGGCGACTACGTCGAAGCGCGCATCGATCCTGCGCAACCGGCGCGCCAGCCGGCGCCGCGTCCGGATCTGCGCCTGCGTCACATCGGCGTCGGGCCCGTCGCGGTGTTCGGCGCGAGCAACTTTCCGCTCGCGTTTTCGGTGGCGGGCGGCGATACGGCGTCCGCACTCGCGGCCGGCTGCCCGGTGATCGTGAAGGCGCATCCCGCGCATCCGGGCACGTCGGAACTCGTCGGGTCGGCCGTGCAGCAGGCGGTGAACACGTGCGGGATGCCGGAAGGCACGTTCTCGCTGCTGTTCGACAGCGGCCTCGAGATCGGCCAGGGGCTGGTGCGCGATCCGCGCATCAAGGCGGTCGGTTTCACCGGTTCGCGCCACGCGGGCACCGCACTGGTCGCGATCGCGAATGCACGCCCCGAGCCGATTCCGGTGTACGCGGAGATGAGCAGCATCAATCCGGTGCTGCTGTTTCCGAACGCGCTCGCCGCGCGAGGCGATGCGATCGCGCAGCAGTTCGTGCAGTCGCTGACGCTCGGCGCCGGCCAGTTCTGCACGAATCCCGGGTTGATCTTCGCGGTGGACGGCCCGGCGCTCGAGCGCTTTACCGCCGCCGCCGCGGAACGGCTCGCGCACGCGCCTGCTGCGACGATGCTCACGCCGGGCATTCACCGCGCGTTCGAGCGGTCGGTGGACGCATTCGCACAGCATCCGGAGGTGCGCACGGTCGCACGCACGCATGCGCCGACCGCCGCGAACCAGGGGCACGGCGCATTGTTCTCGACGAGCGCGGACGCGTTCCGCAAAGCGAAGGCGCTGCACGAGGAAGTGTTCGGCGCCGCATCGCTGATCGTCCGGTGTCCGGATCTGAACACGATGCTCGAACTGATCGAGTCGCTGGAAGGGCAGTTGACGGCGGCGCTTCATATCGATGAAGCCGATTACGCCGCAGCGCGTGCGTTCCTGCCGGCGCTGGAGCGGCGCGCGGGCCGCGTGCTCGTCAACGGTTTCGGCACCGGCGTCGAGGTCACGCATGCGATGGTGCACGGCGGCCCGTATCCGTCCACCGCGGACGGGCGCTCGACGTCGGTCGGCACGCTCGCAATCCGCCGCTTCCTGCGGCCGGTGTGCTACCAGGACATGCCGGATGCGCTGCTGCCCGATGCGCTGAAAGCGTCGAATCCGCTGGCGATCAACCGGCTGCTCGACGGGAAAGTGACCCTCGCGGAGTAA
- a CDS encoding SRPBCC family protein encodes MANASASIELPASANTVWKLIGGFGSLPDWLSYIPASELSEGGRVRSLANPDGDAIVERLVAFDDADRSYTYAILAAPFPVANYRSTLRVRENGPNASTVEWSGTFTPNGASDDDAIKLFRGIYEDSLAELAKRFAA; translated from the coding sequence GTGGCAAATGCAAGTGCAAGCATCGAGCTTCCGGCTTCGGCCAACACGGTCTGGAAATTGATCGGCGGTTTCGGATCGTTGCCCGACTGGCTGTCGTACATTCCGGCGAGCGAGCTCAGCGAAGGCGGCCGCGTACGCAGTCTCGCGAACCCTGACGGCGACGCGATCGTCGAGCGGCTGGTTGCGTTCGACGATGCCGATCGCAGCTATACGTACGCGATCCTCGCGGCGCCGTTCCCGGTCGCGAACTATCGCTCCACGTTGCGCGTGCGCGAAAACGGCCCGAATGCGTCGACGGTCGAGTGGTCGGGCACGTTTACGCCGAACGGCGCTTCCGATGACGACGCGATCAAGCTCTTTCGCGGCATCTACGAAGACAGTCTCGCCGAACTGGCGAAGCGGTTTGCGGCGTGA
- a CDS encoding GntR family transcriptional regulator has translation MNEKRPALVYATRAEAAANELRRRILTGEYVDGFQLRQDALATELGISRIPLREALVQLESEGLVKILPHKGAIVSELSPEDITELFELRALLEPVLLKKSIPKLTADDFARLDAILDEYSAVLHASQSGRWGELNTELHHLLLSRAEQPKTAAIVASLLQQTDRYTRVQLSLSEAARDVAESEHAELVALCRKGDARAAASLLKRHIEHAGNELNAFLRDRRVGR, from the coding sequence ATGAACGAGAAACGCCCAGCTCTTGTCTACGCCACGCGCGCCGAGGCCGCAGCGAACGAATTGCGCCGCCGCATCCTGACGGGCGAGTATGTCGACGGCTTCCAGCTTCGCCAGGATGCGCTCGCGACTGAACTCGGCATCAGCCGGATTCCGTTGCGCGAAGCGCTCGTGCAGCTGGAGAGCGAAGGGCTCGTAAAAATTCTGCCGCACAAGGGCGCGATCGTGTCGGAGTTGTCGCCGGAGGACATCACCGAGTTGTTCGAGCTGCGCGCGTTGCTCGAACCCGTGCTGCTGAAAAAATCCATCCCGAAGCTGACCGCCGACGATTTCGCGCGGCTCGACGCGATTCTCGACGAATACAGCGCAGTGCTGCATGCGAGCCAGTCGGGGCGCTGGGGCGAACTGAATACGGAACTGCATCATCTGCTGCTGTCCCGCGCCGAACAACCGAAGACGGCGGCGATCGTCGCATCGCTGCTGCAGCAGACCGACCGCTACACGCGCGTGCAGCTGTCGCTGTCGGAAGCCGCGCGCGACGTGGCCGAATCCGAACATGCCGAACTGGTCGCGCTGTGCCGCAAGGGCGATGCGCGCGCGGCTGCATCGTTGCTCAAGCGGCATATCGAACACGCGGGCAACGAACTGAACGCGTTTCTGCGGGACCGGCGCGTGGGCCGCTGA
- a CDS encoding H-NS family nucleoid-associated regulatory protein, with protein MTQALQELEAQLRDLNIKLSEAKQKEKQAALAAFKEQVELLGISQQEVLSALGYIVQRKRKAPAKYYDPTTGRSWSGRGPRPKWLEGKDLDSLLVERAAKTWWPGDDQG; from the coding sequence ATGACTCAGGCTCTGCAGGAACTCGAAGCACAACTTCGGGACCTGAACATCAAGCTGTCGGAAGCCAAGCAGAAGGAAAAGCAGGCCGCGCTCGCGGCATTCAAGGAACAAGTCGAACTGTTGGGTATCTCGCAGCAGGAAGTGCTGAGCGCCCTCGGCTACATCGTCCAGCGAAAACGCAAGGCGCCTGCCAAGTATTACGATCCAACGACCGGCCGTTCATGGTCGGGCCGCGGCCCCCGGCCCAAATGGCTCGAAGGCAAGGATCTCGATTCGCTGCTCGTCGAACGTGCGGCGAAGACGTGGTGGCCCGGAGACGATCAGGGCTGA
- a CDS encoding dihydrodipicolinate synthase family protein, protein MSDNIFTGTIPALMTPCTADRQPDFDALVKKGKELVALGMRAVVYCGSMGDWPLLTEAQRQEGVARLVEAGVPTIVGTGAVNSKEAVSHAAHAAKVGAHGLMVIPRVLSRGASPAAQKAHFSAILNAAPNLPAVIYNSPYYGFATRADLFFELRRQHPNLIGFKEFGGAADMRYAAENITSQDDSVTLMAGVDTQVFHGFVNCGAAGAITGIGNALPREVLQLVDLCKKAAQGDAVARVRAKELEAALAVLSSFDEGCDLVLFYKHLMVLNGDKEYTLHFNETDVLSDAQRNYAEAQYTLFRNWYANWSKTIA, encoded by the coding sequence ATGAGCGACAACATTTTTACCGGCACCATTCCGGCCCTGATGACGCCGTGCACCGCCGACCGTCAGCCGGATTTCGACGCGCTGGTGAAGAAGGGCAAGGAGCTGGTGGCACTCGGCATGCGCGCGGTGGTGTATTGCGGCTCGATGGGCGACTGGCCGCTGCTGACCGAAGCGCAACGTCAGGAAGGCGTCGCGCGCCTCGTCGAAGCCGGCGTGCCGACGATCGTCGGCACGGGCGCGGTCAACTCGAAGGAGGCCGTGTCGCACGCCGCGCATGCGGCGAAGGTCGGCGCGCACGGGCTGATGGTGATCCCGCGCGTGCTGTCGCGTGGCGCATCGCCGGCTGCGCAGAAGGCACACTTCTCCGCGATCCTGAACGCGGCGCCGAACCTGCCGGCCGTGATCTACAACAGCCCGTACTACGGCTTCGCGACCCGCGCCGATCTGTTCTTCGAACTGCGCCGTCAGCACCCGAACCTGATCGGCTTCAAGGAATTCGGCGGTGCGGCCGACATGCGCTACGCGGCCGAGAACATCACGTCGCAGGACGACAGCGTCACGCTGATGGCCGGCGTCGACACGCAAGTGTTTCATGGCTTCGTGAACTGCGGCGCGGCCGGCGCGATTACCGGCATCGGCAACGCGCTGCCGCGTGAAGTGCTGCAACTGGTCGACCTGTGCAAGAAGGCCGCGCAAGGCGACGCGGTGGCGCGCGTGCGTGCGAAGGAACTGGAAGCGGCGCTGGCCGTGCTGTCGTCGTTCGACGAAGGCTGCGATCTGGTGCTGTTCTACAAGCACCTGATGGTGCTGAACGGCGACAAGGAATACACGCTGCACTTCAACGAAACCGACGTGCTGAGCGACGCACAGCGCAATTACGCGGAAGCGCAGTACACGCTGTTCCGCAACTGGTACGCGAACTGGTCCAAGACGATCGCGTAA